From Methanobacterium petrolearium, a single genomic window includes:
- a CDS encoding ABC-ATPase domain-containing protein gives MEDKEKLFKSLNRINGRGYKAYLDLKGSYDFGFFTLFIDHVQRDPFASPSLFRVEVPEISFPHHLYENIERKVALEDYISRAFQGGIRRHSGYRTGSGKSGIIQIDSGSQEILQRSCVNIDNNSLEIRFQVGLPAKGRRILGKEAQKIILKVIPEIVSSCLYENLDYDMILRHVNGFEDAEYIRNQLKEEKLVTFIADGSILPRISGVSDKPLLNAVELRSPSSLQISLETLHQDTVTGMGLDEGVNLIVGGGYHGKSTLLRAVELGVYNHIFWRWAGDGDYQGRCS, from the coding sequence ATGGAAGATAAAGAAAAACTATTTAAATCTTTAAACAGGATTAATGGACGCGGATACAAGGCTTATCTTGATTTGAAAGGTAGTTATGATTTTGGATTCTTCACACTTTTCATTGACCATGTGCAGAGGGATCCCTTTGCCAGTCCCTCACTTTTCCGTGTGGAAGTCCCTGAAATTTCATTCCCTCACCATTTATATGAGAACATTGAAAGGAAGGTCGCGCTGGAAGATTATATCTCCAGGGCATTCCAGGGTGGTATTAGAAGGCATTCTGGTTACCGGACTGGTAGTGGAAAAAGTGGGATAATTCAGATTGATAGTGGCAGTCAAGAAATTCTCCAGCGTAGCTGTGTGAACATTGATAATAATTCACTTGAAATACGCTTTCAGGTTGGGTTACCAGCAAAAGGTAGGCGAATACTGGGTAAAGAAGCCCAGAAGATTATCTTGAAAGTTATACCTGAAATAGTGTCTTCCTGTTTATATGAAAATTTGGATTATGATATGATACTTCGGCATGTTAACGGCTTTGAAGATGCAGAATATATTAGAAATCAACTTAAAGAGGAGAAACTGGTTACTTTCATTGCTGATGGTTCCATTCTCCCTAGGATAAGTGGAGTTTCCGATAAACCACTCCTCAATGCTGTTGAACTCAGATCTCCCTCATCATTACAAATATCTTTAGAAACCCTCCACCAGGATACTGTAACCGGGATGGGACTTGATGAAGGTGTTAATCTTATTGTAGGTGGTGGGTATCATGGTAAATCCACCCTGCTTAGGGCAGTTGAACTGGGTGTTTACAATCACATCTTTTGGAGATGGGCGGGAGATGGTGATTACCAGGGAAGATGCAGTTAA